cacaTTTGGATATGTCGCCGATATTTcaacccatgagatgcaataatatgatgttaacaagacaaggattagccttgtgaaatgaagggcagagcttagcccaatcgaaaagcaaatagatagtactggagtagagcaatatttatgcaaagagggacaatgcttagttcCATACAAATGTGGAGGccaggattagcctcatgcaaatatggaggcaggaattagcctcatgcagatctggaggcagggattagcctcatgcagatgtggaggcagggattagcctcatgcagatatggaggcagggataaACCTCAAGCAGATGTGagggtagggattagcctcattcagATATGGAGGtcaggattagcctcatgtagatgtggaggtagggattagcctcatgcagatatggaggcaaggataagCCTTATGCGGATAttgaggtagggattagcctcatgcaagtatggaggaaaatattagcctcatgcagatgtggaggcagggattagccacatgcaggtatggaggcagggattagcctcatgtagatgtgGAGGCAGGAATttgcctcatgcagatatggaggcagggattagcctcatgcagaggtggaggaaggtattagcctcatgcaggtatggaggtagggattagcctcatgtagatgtggaggtagggattagcctcatgcaggtatggaggcagggattagcctcatgtatatgtggaggtagggattagcctcatgcagatatggaggcagtgattagcctcatgtaaaggtagaggcaaggattagcttcatgtagatatggaggcagggattagcctcatgcagatatggaggcagggattagcctcatgcagatgtggaggTAAGGATtaactcatgcagatatggaggcaacgattagcctcatgcaaagagcgagtagcaaataagactagtatatttcttagctggaaaTATATTCGGTGTTTGATGGCCTGTTTGATAGTGATTTTGCATTGTGTATACATATTTGCAATTGTTATCGCTACGTCAAATGTGCATGCGCTCAAAGAAAAaatgtaagttttgtgaggggaggttggttcatgcTTCTGTCCGCTGGCCTTGCTTTGTTTCATTCTGGAGGCCTtatttgagtttccctgggtaacacctggctattacagaaatagagttttcaaaaatatgcaattattgataaaaatagagtcaaattaGAGACATATCTcataattttagatgaactagtgattgtAACACATTTTAGCAACATTGCAGCTCTctcgtgttagaattttgagggtcctcctcaaaattcttccccaattTGGTAGATGATTCTTCGGCCGTTCGCGAGCtttgttgaaccttcttcggatTTCTGAGAATCtttcttaaaattctgccccagtttcttaaccgatttctgacCGTATGGCATATGttggcattggctggacttgctccgaaattttgagggtcctcctcaaaattctggccTAGTCTCTGATCTCGGGGGAAAATGgagattttattatgatatgaccgaacctatatggctgcctacgtatcccctcttaaacgggaatcaggtcaagcgtagttcaattacatcggATGGGGAAAtataaataatctaagcatagtatctcttgactgcgtatgaattgattggttttggccagatttctccgtccatttctgcaagtatgagtgtgCCTCCTGTTAGCACCATATGAACCatataaggaccttgccagttgggagagaatttccctttggcttcatcttggtgtgggaagatcttcttcagcaccagttGTCCtagtgcaaattgccttggtttgacccttttgttgaaagctctagacattctgttctagtAAAGCtaaccatgacatactgcgttcatcctttttccatctatgaggtccagttgttcatagcggctccttatccattctgcatcactaagTTCAGCTTCCTGTGTGAtgcttaaagaaggaatctctacctcggttgggatgacagcttcggtaccataaacaaGTATATTGGGAGTTGCTCTGGTTGATGTacgaactgtagtgcggtatcctaatagAGCAAAAGGtagtttctcgtgccattgtttgtggttttctaccatattccttagtatcttcttgttgtttttgttggtggcttctacgactccgttcatttgaggtctataagttgtggaattcttgtgcttgattttgaaagtttcacacatgacTTTCATCATATCACTATTGATATTGGCTGCAATATCATTGACAATAGACTTGGGAACCCCGAATTAGCAAACAATGCGCTCTTTGACAAAGTctacgacgactttcttggttacaactttgtaagatgccgcctctacccattttgtgaagtaatcaatggctaccagaataaacttgtgccTGTTTGAAGTCGTGGGCTCGAtaggaccaatgacatccattccccaggcggcgaatggacAAGGTGAGCTCGTTGCATTGAGCTTATTTGGTGGTACTTTTATCATATCagcatgcacttggcattgatagcatttgcggacatactggacgcaatatgtctccatggtcatccaaaagtaaccggccctaagtatcttcttggccaagacaaaaccattcatgtgcgggccacaggtcccagcatgtatatcctcaagtagtttagaagcttcttttgcgtcgacacatcttagcaatcccaaatcaggagttcttctatacaaatttcttccactgtggaagaagtgaaATATTCTCCTTTcaccaaatactccttgatgtcatggaaccaaggctttccatccatCTCTTCCTCGATATGAGCACGGTAAGCCAGTTGATTATGGATtctcactgggatgggatcaatgaaattcttatctgggtGTTGtttcatggatgacaaagtggccaatgcatcggtaaATTCATTcggaattctgggcacatgtcggaagtctatcttcgtgaacctttttctcaattcctgcacatggtgcagatatggaaatatcttggaattcttggtggcccattaCCAGATACCAGCATCTCCTatatattcatgtcgattgccatgttgagtcctagtatgcaggcttcatattctgcgatgttgttggtgtagggaaatctgagGTTAGCAAATACTGGATAATGTTGgcctatttctgataccaaaactgctccaatgcccactcctttgaagtttgcatctccgtcaaagaacatcctccaaccttTGTATGTTTCTGTAATGttatctcctatgaatgataccttttcattaggaaaatacgtattcaagggttcatattctcctcccaccggattttcagcaagatgatttGCCAATGTTTGCCCTTTGACTGCCTTTTCAGTCatgtagacgatatcgaactcactcaatagtatctgccacttggctagcttcccagttggcatgggtttctaaaatatgtacttcaaagggtccatcctgtatttgaggtatgtagtataggcatagaagtaatgcctcgaCTTCTGGTCcatccaagtcaaagcacaacaagtgcactctagcagagagtaccgtgcttcgtaaggtgtgaacttcttactcaagtagtatatggattgctcctttcttcctgtctcattaTGTTATCCCAGAACACATCTTAAGGCTCCATCCaacacagatagatagagtaccAAAGGCCGCCCTagctctggtgggaccaaaactggtggtgtgaataagtactccttgattttgtcgaagtcTTTCTAACAATCCTCGATCCAGCTTGTCttagcatctttcttcagcatcttgaagatgggttcacatatgactgtggactgtgctatgaagcaacTGATATAGTTaagacatcctaggaagctcatcacatcctttttgctcttagatggtggcaattcctgaatagctttgactttagacggatccagctcAATCCCTCAATGACTGACAATAAATCCCAGTAACTTtcttgcgggaaccccgaatgcatactttgcggggttcagtttcaagttgtacctccttagcctgtcaaagaactttctcaagtccgctatgtggTTCGCgactctcttggatttgataatgacgtcatccacatacacctctatttctttgtgtattatatcatggaatatggttgtcatggctctcatgtaggtagccccaacattctttataccgaatggcatcatcttgtagcagtataccccccAATGGTGTAATGAAATCGGTTTTCTCTACGTTTTCTTCGCCCATCCAAATCTGTTGATAGCctgcgaagcaatccacaaaggactaGAGTTCATGCTTGACGCagttgtcgatcaggatgtgtatatttgacAGTGGAAAGCCGTCTTTgagacttgctctatttaaatcccaatagtcaacacatactttgactttcccatctttcttcggaactggtgcaatgttggctaaccaggttgggtactcaacaacccttagaactttggctttgatctgcttagtaacttcctccttgattttcaggctcatgtctgatttgaattttctgagtttctgcttcactggcggacacatgggattagtaggaaaCTTATGatccactatggatgtgctcaaaccggtcatgtcatcatacgaccatgcgaaaatgtcctcatactcctttaagaAACAAATATACTCCTCTTTCTCTAttgatgataagtgaatgctgatgtgagtctccttgacggtctcaaTGTTTCCCAAATTTACTgtttcggtttcgtccaggttggatttaggcttattctcaaagttttaaACATTCAttacaacttcctcaggtatctcatcttcttcatctgaatcactattctcatgttgtgttaCCTTATTACAtctcacagtcaccggttcatcaggaaaagtaacaataacactatagaaagaaaaagatgaaagatagtaataaataataaagagcgATGCATTTGATTAAGACTTAAAACATCCAAGCGAGTACGActtgatgaatcgagcatttattttgaaacaagtgaatcttaaaacaaaattactgaaaatcttaaatgctggctataggaataaaatttgccaagctacccagggactcggcggaccagggatggtgtggcggtccagttcctgagaacagctcCATTCTCCACAGTCCGAATATTGAGGCCTTCTTCCGCCTCCCCCTCAATTATTGCACTACAGTTCATGTATTCATCCTCCAAAAATAAATTCCTCAGCCCAGCTAATATGTCTTCTTCTAcggttccccatattgtatcaatttggtgaaaagtctgacccaGATGTGGCACTAGTTTCtgaagagggtaatacggtccacgtcatagaggcgaccaatcattataaTCTTTCCATATATACTGGTATCCAAGCCCGAAGGTAGTACAATGACGCTTCAGCTGTATCGGCTTAGTAATatcctggagattcttcccaagccctttgctgggttcatacccagaccatgccagtatgatttctattttgctactccaaCATTTGTctttctcgacggcattgacacGTTCGATATGATGGTAAGTTTCCCATCTTAGCCTTCTTCTGTTTCCAATAAccaggatggtttgactggtgtaaatggggttactctcATCTCTGTGagtgatcacctcctgatggttccactTGAATTTTATGGCTTGATGTAATGTGGAAGCCACTGCTCCGGCGGTATGTATCTATGGTCAGCCTAATAGAAGATTTTATGAGATGATATGTCGAGCACCTAGAATTCAACGTctaaccaagttggccccatctgcagacaaagattaatttccccaatcgtggcccattgagacccatcgaaggctttcacgtttATGCTccctgcccgtatttcatggaaaccttttcccagtcttttcagagtatctaacggacaaatattgaggcttgaacctccatcaatcaagaccctggcaataaatttgtcttcaaattgcactgtgatatgcaatgctcggttgtgattcaaccATTCAAGCGGTTGCTCATCATCGTGtaagattattttatgactttccagtactttccctaccatattagccatctttccgcaggtgatattgttgggcacgtaggcttcactcaacaccttcatcaaaacattcttgtgcgcctctgaattttgcaacagtgaaagtatggatatctgagctggggttttgttcaaatgattgaTGACGGAGTATTCTCTTGCTTGTACTTTTTTCTAAAGGTCATCTGGCCCTATTTCAATGACAGGctgcttggtagtggcatccttacttggtcctccaaagtgttcaggtgtatagattcttccgATCCTAGCTAGTCATTCATTGCGCAGTATCggattcctccatctttgcctttccttttcgtcTAGCCTTGGCAATATAATACCAGGGTATTTTTGAGTTGAAAGGAGGTGTGATTGATATTGTCaccgtgaaaggtgtggccacttccacttcaaatggaacaggggtGGATACAGacggagctacctctacctcaaatggaactgatgcagctaTCTCAATTTCGATCGGTGACTGAGTCTGCACtataataggagtaagtgtgactgcaggtttaaagtcatcgccttctcgaatgagCCCggttgacccctcaggatcccattcctcATCCAtttctatcacatgtatccctCCACCcttatgatcagggagggggttgttgcggacattagatACAACTTATTTCGCCTGtataatcttgttgtcaatcagtgttTGTATTTTGTCTTTCAATGTTCgacactcgtcaatggtgtgcccttttataccagaatggtatgcacaagttttttttgggttgacccattgtgATGTATTCTCTAATGCCACAACGGGAATATGGGTGACCTAACCAATAgatttcaacctttcatacaactggtcgatgggttcagcaatagcggtgtaCTCGTCATCAAAAATACAGTAAGAGCTGTTATGACCATATCTTtcaaaaaggaaatcaaaaggtatgtaggagtcctttaggcatttcaagttgtcatttttcttcagccccatcatcttaaggaatccCCTAGTAGTGCAATTTTCAGGTGCTAACAGATTAGGGCTATCCCAAGGAAACCcagcaaatcctcctatttcttctagaaagGGATTCATTTCTATCTTACCAAAATGAAACACAaccctttccttgtcccaaaatatagttgcagcctcgatcaacattttgttgggATAAAGATCCAACAGAGAAGGCAAGTTTCAtaagactcgtttcacatggCTTTGGTCACATGAAgaaagatccctccaccaatctagcaaaagtaAGGGTATGCTACCGGCCATACCAAATTTGTggacttcatgcctcattttctgcaaaacaagagAGAGTTACACtctttccccctccaggttcgtctatttatacagtaatgattagcatatttgcacttatttctccaaattaatgca
This sequence is a window from Nicotiana sylvestris chromosome 3, ASM39365v2, whole genome shotgun sequence. Protein-coding genes within it:
- the LOC138888232 gene encoding uncharacterized protein; its protein translation is MPTGKLAKWQILLSEFDIVYMTEKAVKGQTLANHLAENPVGGEYEPLNTYFPNEKVSFIGDNITETYKGWRMFFDGDANFKGVGIGAVLVSEIGQHYPVFANLRFPYTNNIAEYEACILGLNMELRKRFTKIDFRHVPRIPNEFTDALATLSSMKQHPDKNFIDPIPVRIHNQLAYRAHIEEEMDGKPWFHDIKEYLVKGEYFTSSTVEEICIEELLIWDC